In Zingiber officinale cultivar Zhangliang chromosome 8B, Zo_v1.1, whole genome shotgun sequence, a single genomic region encodes these proteins:
- the LOC122015970 gene encoding coatomer subunit beta'-1-like — MPLRLEIKRKLAQRSERVKSVDLHPTEPWILASLYSGTVGIWNYQSQTMVKSFEVTELPVRSAKFVARKQWVVAGADDMFIRVYNYNTMDKVKIFEAHTDYIRCVAVHPTLPYVLSSSDDMLIKLWDWEKGWMCTQIFEGHSHYVMQVTFNPKDTNTFASASLDRTVKIWNLGSPDPNFTLDAHSKGVNCVDYFTGGDRPYLITGSDDQTAKVWDYQTKSCVQTLEGHTHNVSAVCFHPELPIIITGSEDGTVRIWHATTYRLENTLNYGLERVWAIGYMKGSRRVVIGYDEGTIMVKIGREVPVASMEGSGKIIWAKHNEIQTVNIKTIGAEFEVTDGERLPLAVKELGSCDLYPQSLKHNPNGRFVVVCGDGEYIIYTALAWRNRSFGSALEFVWSSDGEYAIRESTSRIKIFGKTFQERKSIRPAFSAEHIYGGILLAMCSNDFICFYDWAECRLIRRIDVSVKNLYWADSGDLLVIASDTSFYILKYNRDVVSSYLENGKPVDDDGVEEAFELLHEVNERVRTGIWVGDCFIYNNSSWRLNYCVGGEVTTMFHLDRPMYLLGYLASQSRVYLIDKEFNVIGYTLLLSLIEYKTLVTRGDLERAKGILPSIPKEHHNSVAHFLESRGMIEDALEVATDPNYRFDLSVQLGQFEIAKEIATEVQSESKWKQLGELALSTGKLEMAEECLSQAMDLSGLLLLYSSLGDAEGIIKLASLAKEHGKNNIAFLCLFMLGKLEDCLQLLVDSHRIPEAALMARSYLPSKVSEIVSFWKKDLSKVNPKAADSLADPEEYPNLFDHWQIALAVESNLAPSRGKYPSAEEYLSYVEKSNVNLVEAFRSMQVDEESTPLENGDYGHEVTKEDGVESPEEPVEVDVDDSTDSAVLVNGNEGEEQWVLTPQE; from the exons ATG CCTCTCAGATTAGAAATCAAG CGGAAACTTGCTCAAAGGTCAGAAAGGGTCAAATCTGTGGATCTTCATCCAACTGAGCCATG GATTCTTGCGAGTCTTTATTCTGGAACAGTTGGCATCTGGAACTATCAGTCACAG ACAATGGTAAAGTCTTTTGAAGTAACTGAATTACCAG TGAGATCTGCAAAGTTTGTAGCCCGAAAGCAGTGGGTGGTGGCTGGTGCAGATGATATGTTCATCCGTGTCTACAATTATAACACAATGGATAAAGTCAAAATATTTGAGGCTCATACAGACTATATTAGGTGCGTGGCTGTACATCCAACACTGCCATACGTGTTGTCATCATCAGATGACATGCTGATAAAGCTTTGGGACTGGGAGAAGGGTTGGATGTGTACCCAAATTTTTGAAGGACACTCTCATTATGTGATGCAAGTGACTTTTAATCCAAAGGACACCAATACTTTTGCAAGTGCCTCTTTGGACCGTACAGTAAAG ATCTGGAATCTTGGTTCTCCTGACCCAAATTTTACATTAGATGCTCATTCCAAAGGAGTAAACTGCGTTGATTATTTTACTGGAGGTGATAGGCCATATTTGATTACTGGTTCTGATGACCAGACTGCTAAG GTTTGGGACTACCAAACCAAGAGTTGTGTACAAACACTGGAAGGTCATACCCATAATGTCTCTGCTGTATGTTTCCATCCTGAGCTTCCAATAATAATAACAGGTTCAGAGGATGGAACTGTTAGAATTTGGCATGCAACTACATATAG ACTGGAGAATACACTAAACTATGGTCTGGAACGAGTTTGGGCTATTGGATACATGAAAGGATCAAGGAG GGTTGTAATAGGATATGATGAAGGAACCATTATGGTGAAGATTGGCCGTGAAGTTCCAGTTGCTAGCATGGAAGGCAGTGGAAAAATCATTTGGGCAAAGCACAATGAGATTCAAACAGTTAATATCAAGACAATTGGAGCAGAATTTGAG GTCACAGATGGTGAAAGATTGCCTTTAGCTGTCAAGGAATTAGGAAGTTGTGATCTCTACCCACAA AGCTTGAAGCATAACCCAAATGGAAGATTTGTTGTTGTCTGTGGAGATGGAGAGTACATTATATATACTGCACTGGCATGGAGAAATAGATCATTTGGGTCTGCTTTGGAGTTTGTCTGGTCTTCTGATGGAGAGTATGCAATCAGGGAAAGTACATCAAGAATTAAGATCTTTGGTAAAACCTTCCAG GAGAgaaaaagtatccggccagcctTTTCTGCTGAGCATATTTATGGAGGAATACTATTAGCAATGTGCTCCAATGACTTCATTTGCTTTTATGATTGGGCTGAATGTAGATTAATACGTCGGATTGATGTTAGTGTTAAG AACCTGTATTGGGCTGATAGTGGTGACCTTCTAGTCATAGCAAGTGATACATCATTCTACATATTGAAGTACAAT AGAGATGTCGTTTCCTCTTACCTAGAAAATGGTAAGCCAGTAGATGATGATGGAGTAGAAGAGGCATTTGAGCTGCTGCATGAAGTAAATGAGCGTGTTCGAACTGGTATATGGGTTGGTGATTGTTTCATTTATAACAATTCTTCTTGGCGACTTAATTATTGCGTTGGTGGAGAG GTCACCACCATGTTTCATTTGGACCGTCCTATGTACTTGTTGGGATATCTTGCTAGTCAAAGTCGTGTGTATCTAATTGACAAGGAGTTCAA TGTTATAGGCTATACCTTACTCCTCAGTTTGATTGAATATAAAACTCTTGTTACGCGTGGGGATCTAGAACGTGCAAAAGGAATTTTACCATCAATTCCAAAGGAACATCATAATAG TGTGGCTCATTTTTTGGAATCTCGGGGAATGATAGAGGATGCTCTTGAAGTAGCAACTGATCCTAATTACAGATTTGATTTATCTGTTCAACTTGGTCAATTTGAAATAGCAAAG GAAATTGCTACAGAAGTGCAAAGTGAATCTAAGTGGAAACAGTTGGGAGAGCTGGCTTTGTCTACTGGGAAG TTAGAGATGGCTGAGGAATGTCTATCACAAGCTATGGATTTGAGTGGATTGTTGCTTCTTTACTCATCCCTTGGTGATGCTGAAGGGATAATAAAACTCGCGTCTCTTGCAAAAGAACACGGAAAGAATAACATTGCATTTCTTTGTCTATTCATGCTAGGTAAACTGGAAGATTGCCTTCAGTTATTGGTGGACAG TCATCGCATTCCAGAAGCTGCACTGATGGCAAGGTCATATCTTCCAAGCAAAGTATCAGAAATTGTATCATTTTGGAAAAAAGATCTTAGTAAG GTGAATCCAAAAGCTGCTGATTCTTTGGCTGATCCTGAAGAGTACCCTAATTTATTTGATCACTGGCAGATTGCTTTGGCTGTTGAGTCAAATCTTGCTCCTAGCAG GGGTAAGTATCCTTCTGCTGAGGAATACTTGAGCTATGTGGAAAAGTCGAATGTCAATCTTGTGGAAGCTTTTAGAAGCATGCAAGTTGATGAAGAGAGCACGCCTCTTGAAAACGGTGATTATGGTCATGAG GTGACAAAGGAAGATGGGGTAGAGAGTCCAGAGGAACCTGTTGAAGTTGATGTAGATGATTCTACTGACAGTGCGGTCCTTGTCAATGGGAATGAGGGAGAGGAACAGTGGG TGCTAACTCCGCAAGAATAG
- the LOC122017736 gene encoding transcription factor NIGTH1-like gives MASVPAELSLDYKPNNAYSVAQKKIAEQQQPVQSQKIQEFLARLEEERNKIEAFKRELPLCMQLLTNAIECYKQQLEACWTKQGMRPVLEEFMPLKNMSVNGDEEGGLNAPSEKPSWMLSSQLWSQPADAASEKQLPPVPATKLEAEQAIDVSPRLTLDAKQRNGGAFLPFSKDKNRSGARAPAEAPPRALPELALVSAEKVVEERKCGEAETGGVNGRRENGGGAEHCKGGGSNATESQSTPSPPAQRKARRCWSPDLHRRFVNALQILGGSQVATPKQIRELMKVDGLTNDEVKSHLQKFRLHTRRPAPAPQVAASAPQLVVLGGIWVPPEYATSAGAPAIYGAHPGPAHYCAATPIPQEFYSSVAQAPQHRRRRHSLQHLKPPRAPAYEAMEGESPESEARSSGDRSNSMAEEEEEEGEEEESEGKAALAIKAEDKF, from the exons ATGGCTTCAGTGCCCGCCGAGCTCAGCCTCGATTATAAGCCTAACAACGCTTACTCCGTGGCCCAGAAGAagatcgcagagcaacagcagcCAGTGCAGAGCCAGAAGATTCAAGAATTCCTTGCGCGACTCGAGGAAGAACGCAACAAGATTGAAGCTTTCAAGCGCGAGCTGCCTCTCTGCATGCAGCTTTTAACCAATG CGATCGAGTGCTACAAGCAGCAGCTGGAGGCGTGCTGGACGAAGCAGGGGATGCGGCCGGTGCTGGAAGAGTTCATGCCTCTTAAGAACATGAGCGTCAACGGGGACGAAGAGGGCGGTCTCAATGCGCCATCCGAGAAGCCGAGCTGGATGCTCTCGTCCCAGCTATGGAGCCAACCGGCGGACGCCGCCTCGGAGAAGCAACTCCCGCCGGTGCCGGCGACGAAATTGGAGGCGGAGCAAGCAATCGACGTGAGCCCCAGGCTGACGCTGGACGCCAAGCAGAGGAACGGCGGCGCCTTCCTTCCTTTCTCCAAGGATAAGAACAGAAGCGGCGCCAGAGCGCCGGCAGAGGCGCCTCCACGCGCTCTGCCGGAGCTCGCGCTCGTGTCCGCAGAAAAAGTCGTCGAGGAAAGGAAGTGCGGCGAGGCGGAGACCGGTGGTGTCAACGGTAGAAGAGAAAACGGTGGCGGAGCAGAACACTGCAAGGGAGGTGGGAGCAACGCGACGGAAAGCCAATCGACGCCGTCGCCGCCCGCCCAGAGGAAAGCCAGGAGATGCTGGTCGCCTGACTTGCACCGGCGCTTTGTCAATGCTCTTCAGATATTGGGAGGCTCTCAAg TGGCGACTCCGAAGCAGATAAGGGAGCTGATGAAGGTCGATGGATTGACCAACGACGAGGTGAAAAGCCACTTGCAG AAATTTAGACTTCACACGAGGAGACCGGCGCCGGCGCCGCAGGTTGCGGCCTCGGCACCGCAGCTGGTGGTGCTGGGAGGCATATGGGTTCCCCCAGAGTACGCCACCTCGGCGGGGGCTCCGGCGATCTACGGCGCCCATCCGGGCCCTGCCCACTACTGCGCCGCCACGCCCATCCCGCAAGAGTTCTACTCGTCGGTGGCGCAGGCGCCGCaacaccgccgccgccgccactcGCTTCAACATCTGAAGCCCCCGCGGGCGCCGGCGTACGAGGCGATGGAGGGGGAGTCGCCCGAGTCCGAGGCGAGGAGCAGCGGAGACCGGTCCAATAGcatggcggaggaggaggaggaggaaggggagGAAGAGGAGAGTGAGGGGAAGGCGGCGCTGGCGATCAAAGCCGAGGACAAGTTCTAA